In one window of Drosophila mauritiana strain mau12 chromosome X, ASM438214v1, whole genome shotgun sequence DNA:
- the LOC117147634 gene encoding T-complex protein 1 subunit beta has product MEMSLNPVRVLKNEAQEEKAEMARLSSFIGAIAIGDLVKSTLGPKGMDKILVATGRNAGQVEVTNDGATILRAVGVDNPAAKILVDMSRVQDEEVGDGTTSVTVLASELLREAEKLVEQKLHPQIIVSGWRQATQVALEALTAAAQDNSSNNEKFRNDLLNIARTTLSSKILHQHKDFFANLAVDAVMRLKGSGELKSIQIIKKSGGTLGDSFLDEGFLLDKKPGVHQPQRIENARILIANTPMDTDKIKVFGSSIKVDSLAKIADLEMAEKEKMKEKVDKILKHKCNVFINRQLIYNYPEQLFADARVMSIEHADFDGIERLAYCTGGEIVSTFENPSLVKLGECDVIEQVMIGEDTLMRFSGVKLGEACTIVIRGATQQILDEADRSLHDALCVLAATIKESRIIYGGGCSEALMATAVLKKAAETPGKEAIAIEAFARALLSLPTAIADNAGYDSAQLVSELRAGHAQGNKTLGLDMELGKVADVRELGITESFAVKRQVLMSASEAAEMILRVDNIIRCAPRRRVPDRGYC; this is encoded by the exons ATG GAGATGTCCTTGAATCCCGTGCGCGTGCTCAAGAATGAGGCGCAGGAGGAGAAGGCCGAGATGGCCCGTCTGTCCTCGTTCATTGGCGCCATCGCCATTGGTGATCTGGTGAAGAGTACGCTGGGTCCGAAGGGTATGGACAAGATCCTGGTGGCCACCGGACGCAACGCCGGTCAGGttgaggtgaccaacgatggCGCCACCATTCTGCGTGCCGTCGGTGTGGACAATCCGGCCGCCAAGATTCTGGTCGATATGTCGCGTGTGCAGGACGAGGAAGTGGGCGATGGCACCACCTCGGTCACCGTTCTGGCCTCGGAACTGCTGCGCGAGGCGGAGAAACTAGTCGAACAGAAACTGCACCCACAGATCATCGTCTCTGGCTGGCGTCAGGCCACCCAGGTGGCACTGGAGGCGCTCACCGCCGCCGCTCAGGACAACTCGTCCAATAACGAGAAGTTCCGCAACGACCTGCTGAACATTGCCCGCACCACGCTCTCCTCGAAGATCCTGCACCAGCACAAGGACTTCTTCGCCAATCTGGCTGTGGATGCCGTGATGCGTCTGAAGGGCTCCGGTGAGCTCAAGTCCATACAGATCATCAAGAAGTCGGGTGGCACTCTGGGAGACTCCTTCCTGGACGAGGGCTTCCTGCTGGACAAGAAGCCCGGCGTGCACCAGCCACAGCGT ATTGAGAATGCCAGAATCCTGATTGCCAACACGCCCATGGACACCGATAAGATTAAGGTGTTCGGCAGCAGCATCAAGGTCGATTCGCTGGCCAAGATCGCCGACCTGGAGATGGCCGAGAAGGAGAAGATGAAGGAAAAGGTGGACAAGATCCTGAAGCACAAGTGCAACGTGTTCATCAACCGGCAATTGATCTACAACTATCCGGAGCAGCTGTTTGCCGATGCCCGTGTGATGTCCATCGAGCATGCCGATTTCGATGGCATCGAGCGTCTGGCCTATTGCACCGGCGGCGAGATTGTCTCCACCTTTGAGAATCCCTCGCTGGTGAAGCTTGGCGAATGCGATGTCATCGAACAGGTGATGATCGGCGAGGATACGCTGATGCGTTTCAGCGGCGTGAAGCTGGGCGAGGCCTGCACCATCGTGATCCGCGGTGCTACCCAACAGATTTTGGACGAGGCTGATCGTTCCCTGCACGACGCCCTCTGCGTGCTGGCGGCCACCATCAAGGAGTCGCGCATCATTTATGGCGGCGGCTGCTCCGAGGCTCTAATGGCCACCGCCGTGCTGAAGAAGGCGGCCGAGACACCCGGCAAGGAGGCCATCGCCATCGAGGCCTTTGCCC GCGCTCTGCTGTCCCTGCCCACGGCCATTGCCGACAATGCTGGCTACGATTCAGCCCAACTGGTTTCGGAGCTGCGCGCCGGCCACGCCCAGGGCAATAAGACTCTGGGTCTGGACATGGAGCTGGGCAAGGTGGCCGATGTCCGTGAACTGGGCATCACCGAGTCGTTCGCCGTCAAGCGCCAAGTTCTGATGTCCGCCTCCGAGGCTGCCGAGATGATCCTGCGCGTGGACAACATCATTCGCTGCGCTCCACGCCGACGCGTTCCCGACAGGGGCTACTGCTAG
- the LOC117148150 gene encoding pre-rRNA-processing protein esf2-like: MKKIKNKSKPKSKPISMEVEETELEEARSDEPQPEEGESANGEANPSDDDDEMELANFKATSSSSAPAKKRKMGIIYISNIPKHMNVTRLREILGEYGTIGRVYLQPEKLSSAKAKKNKRKRYNIHFTEGWVEFKSKRVAKQIVPLLNNKQISGRKTSQFYDSLWSMKYLPRFKWVHLTERMNYEQAVHKQRLHTEVSQARKETTFFQNNLDKSEFIKKQAKKAKKAEKALAAKSDSDA, translated from the exons atgaaaaaaataaaaaataaatcaaagccAAAGAGCAAGCCCATTTCTATGGAAGTGGAGGAGACTGAGCTAGAGGAGGCGCGCTCGGATGAGCCTCAGCCAGAGGAAGGTGAGTCTGCAAATGGGGAGGCAAATCCCTCGGATGACGACGATGAAATGGAGCTGGCCAACTTCAAAGCCACCTCCAGTTCCTCGGCCCCCGCGAAGAAACGCAAGATGGGCATCATCTACATATCCAATATACCCAAGCACATGAATGTGACCCGCCTGCGGGAAATCTTGGGCGAGTACGGCACCATCGGCAGAGTTTACCTGCAGCCGGAGAAGCTGTCAA GTGCCAAAGCGAAGAAGAACAAGCGTAAGCGTTATAATATCCACTTCACCGAGGGCTGGGTGGAATTCAAGTCGAAACGTGTGGCCAAACAGATCGTTCCACTGCTGAACAACAAGCAGATATCCGGGCGCAAGACGTCCCAATTCTATGACTCGCTGTGGAGCATGAAGTACCTGCCGCGCTTCAAGTGGGTCCATCTAACCGAGCGCATGAACTACGAGCAGGCGGTGCACAAGCAACGCCTACACACTGAGGTCTCGCAGGCCCGCAAGGAGACCACCTTCTTCCAGAACAATCTCGACAAGAGCGAGTTCATCAAGAAGCAGGCGAAAAAGGCCAAGAAAGCGGAAAAGGCTCTGGCTGCCAAGAGCGACAGCGATGCCTGA
- the LOC117148151 gene encoding pre-rRNA-processing protein esf2-like: MKKIENKSKPKTSLKPTPMEVGKARSDKPKPKKGEAPAEKPVKKHKVGVITISNVPKDMTDLRLYEIMRMHSAIGCVYVQPKELSSFKTNNNQRKGWVEFISKSGAKKIARELNNKPITGNKSSPFYGLLWNMKFLPRFKWDHLRDRVKYEVGLTYKRLHAHARKQTALNNPHKSEFIKKQAKKAK, from the exons ATGaagaaaatagaaaataaatcaaagccAAAGACAAGCCTCAAGCCCACTCCCATGGAAGTGGGGAAGGCTCGCTCTGATAAGCCGAAACCAAAGAAAGGTGAGGCCCCTGCTGAGAAACCCGTGAAGAAGCACAAGGTGGGCGTCATCACCATATCCAACGTACCCAAGGACATGACCGACCTGCGCCTGTACGAAATCATGCGCATGCACAGCGCCATCGGCTGTGTTTACGTGCAGCCGAAAGAGCTGTCAA GTTTCAAGACAAATAACAACCAGCGTAAGGGCTGGGTGGAATTCATTTCGAAAAGTGGGGCCAAAAAAATCGCTCGAGAGCTAAACAACAAACCTATAACCGGAAACAAGTCGTCCCCATTCTATGGCTTGCTGTGGAACATGAAGTTCCTGCCGCGCTTCAAGTGGGACCATCTACGCGATCGCGTGAAGTACGAGGTGGGCCTTACGTACAAACGCCTTCACGCGCATGCCCGCAAGCAGACCGCCTTGAACAATCCCCATAAGAGCGAGTTCATCAAGAAGCAGGCGAAGAAGGCCAAGTAA